The following proteins are co-located in the Streptomyces bottropensis ATCC 25435 genome:
- a CDS encoding pore-forming ESAT-6 family protein: MAQNQDRRSYDTGASGEVQTALGTIVGQLERVLGDRDAAVKAAMTEFQADGVSDDYHGKEERWKKAAGEVREIIRLVRTTLEQNDGTAQSTLAKARAAVDQIG; this comes from the coding sequence ATGGCGCAGAACCAGGACCGCCGTTCGTACGACACCGGAGCCTCGGGCGAGGTGCAGACCGCGCTCGGCACGATCGTGGGGCAGTTGGAGCGGGTCCTCGGCGACCGTGACGCCGCCGTCAAGGCCGCGATGACCGAGTTCCAGGCCGACGGCGTCTCCGACGACTACCACGGCAAGGAAGAGCGCTGGAAGAAGGCGGCGGGCGAGGTCCGCGAGATCATCCGCCTCGTGCGCACCACACTCGAACAGAACGACGGCACCGCCCAGTCCACGCTGGCCAAGGCCCGCGCGGCGGTCGACCAGATCGGCTGA
- the eccD gene encoding type VII secretion integral membrane protein EccD has protein sequence MSTGTLGQATGGARTALSRVTLVGERRRVDLVLPSREPVGLLLPEIMRLLDDRVGGRPELRHLVTTDGSALAHDSTLESAGIPDGAVLRLVRAEDAPSAPVVHDVTDEAADDLDARAGRWRPAARRVTAGFATVGWALAAGVLARAAYEPGVVAATLLGVALVAALAGALLGRAGKRGLATTLIATAGALGLLGAWTSAQAQHWSGTAQVAALATAGVGTLALLGLFTPLGRGGLVGAGALGGISLCWLGIAAAVSGAVSPSVPEQAEVGAVLAVVSVVLLGLLPRLALMASGLSGLDDRRSGGTSVSRFQVTAALTATHRGLALATVTLAVSATAAGVFALRAPTKWTVLLAVVTMVVLALRARAFPLVAEVVVLLGAAAVLAVRLVSVWLDHSGGAAGPLAVLVLLAALPLLVLAVQPAEHVRVRLRRFGDTLESIGVITLFPLLIGVFGVYGRLLDTFA, from the coding sequence ATGTCTACGGGGACGTTGGGACAGGCCACGGGCGGGGCGCGGACGGCGCTCAGCCGGGTCACGCTGGTCGGTGAGCGACGGCGGGTGGATCTCGTGCTGCCGTCACGCGAACCGGTCGGACTGCTGCTGCCGGAGATCATGCGGCTGCTCGACGACCGGGTGGGCGGGCGGCCCGAGTTGCGGCATCTCGTCACCACGGACGGTTCCGCGCTGGCGCACGACAGCACACTGGAGTCGGCCGGCATTCCGGACGGCGCCGTGCTGCGGCTCGTCCGGGCCGAGGACGCGCCGTCGGCGCCCGTCGTGCACGACGTCACGGACGAGGCGGCCGACGATCTCGACGCTCGCGCCGGCCGCTGGCGGCCAGCCGCACGCCGGGTGACCGCCGGGTTCGCCACGGTCGGCTGGGCCCTCGCCGCAGGCGTCCTCGCACGGGCCGCGTACGAGCCCGGGGTGGTCGCCGCCACGCTGCTCGGTGTCGCGCTGGTGGCCGCGCTCGCGGGTGCGCTGCTCGGGCGGGCCGGGAAGCGGGGCCTGGCGACGACCCTGATCGCGACGGCGGGTGCGCTGGGACTGCTCGGCGCGTGGACGTCGGCGCAGGCACAGCACTGGTCCGGGACGGCACAGGTGGCGGCCCTCGCCACGGCCGGGGTCGGCACGCTCGCCCTGCTCGGGCTGTTCACCCCGCTCGGGCGGGGCGGGCTGGTCGGGGCGGGAGCGCTCGGCGGGATCTCGCTCTGCTGGCTCGGGATCGCCGCGGCCGTGTCGGGCGCGGTGTCGCCGTCGGTGCCGGAGCAGGCCGAGGTGGGCGCCGTTCTCGCGGTCGTCTCCGTGGTCCTGCTCGGGCTGCTGCCCAGGCTGGCGCTGATGGCGTCGGGGCTCTCCGGGCTGGACGACCGGCGTTCCGGCGGCACCTCCGTGAGCCGCTTCCAGGTCACGGCGGCGCTCACCGCCACGCACCGGGGGCTCGCGCTGGCGACGGTCACCCTGGCCGTCTCCGCGACCGCGGCCGGGGTGTTCGCGCTGCGCGCGCCCACCAAGTGGACGGTGCTGCTGGCCGTGGTGACCATGGTCGTCCTCGCGCTGCGCGCGCGGGCGTTCCCGCTGGTCGCCGAGGTCGTGGTGCTGCTCGGCGCGGCGGCCGTGCTCGCCGTGCGGCTGGTCTCGGTGTGGCTGGACCACTCCGGCGGGGCGGCCGGTCCGCTCGCCGTCCTCGTCCTGCTCGCCGCCCTTCCGCTGCTGGTGCTCGCCGTGCAGCCCGCCGAGCACGTACGCGTACGGCTCCGGCGCTTCGGCGACACCCTCGAATCCATCGGCGTCATCACTCTGTTCCCGCTGCTCATCGGGGTGTTCGGCGTGTACGGACGACTGCTCGACACGTTCGCCTAG
- a CDS encoding type VII secretion protein EccC — translation MTQQLIHRPARSTRPLGTAGARTIEPPPNLPEGRAGTAATALLPMAGVMGSVVMMTVIRNSQFAALGAMVLVFALLGAVALFLSQRGKAQRTRRAQRERYLEYLEELREEFGDEERERRALARVLDPPPEALYDLVRDPARLWERRRQDPDFLRVRVGTGDVPVADLVIGQNQGGVMTPPDPFMLNEARALLARYSVAGDCPVTVPLDRAGNVSVVGDREGVLRVARALLVQVAVAHAPDDVAVALGVPGERLADWEWVKWLPHVLDAQEHDGPVAARRIAPSLPQLARHFRHELGRRASYAAEVRRGLADRKALRLASRMLVVSDEYGETATELPRPDTAVGLADMGVTVLHLLAEQVHEPDHVSVRITVRGDEVVVEDLRDPDPSAITAPTAVPPAHGTCDQVTAAGAEGLARLLAPLRLSAESAAEGTPVTGSVDFPGLLGIDDPAVLNLHELWAPRGEREFLRVPIGLTDRHEPVLLDLKESSELGMGPHGLCVGATGSGKSELLRTLVLALAATHSPEDLALVLVDYKGGATFAPFTGLPHVAGVITNLENQAGLVERVHSSLAGEVKRRQQVLKDAGNVADIGHYAALRATRRPDLEPLPHLFVVIDEFGELLTAKPDFIDLFLSIGRIGRSIGVHLLLSSQRIEGGKLKGLDTYLSYRLGLRTFSADESRTVLDTTDAFHLPPLPGFGYLKVDTSTYERFKAGYVSGAYRGPALVAQEDDTPPAWTYPTYNTLDSARTDTEAVEGPKATKRETGPTVMSVMVDQLASAARPVRRIWLPPLPDAITLDAAAGPVRVDERGLRLPSAEGPLRVPLGVLDDPAKQWQGHWVLDLTVAGGHAAVIGGPQSGKTTLLRTLALSLATTHTPADVAVYGLDLVGGGLSALAGLPHVGGIAGRADRERAARTVAEVRTMLNEREELFREHGIDSVDQLRHLRAQGKLRELGSTDIVLLVDGFGALRDEFAELDDTVVDLLKRGGGYGIHVVGGMLRWNDVRIATQSMFGTRVELRLNDPSDSSVDRKLSETLSPDTPGRILTDGKLFAQAALPRLDGRPSTGDLGPALEDAARTIRSTWHGELAAPVRVLPTRLPSGRLPSVLAEPHRVPIGVDQDALAPALLDLFGADQHLLILGDNECGKTNLLKLVAARLVERYSDEELVFGVFDPRRGLRGVIPEPYRGGYAHNAKLAAGLATGIASELEKRMPQSADPDALTDEPAFKGPRIVILVDDYDILTTAGQQPLSPFLPYVSSAQDIGLHFVITRRVAGSSRAMYEPLLQTLRETGTAALLMTGERSEGQLFPGLYASAQPPGRGTLVRRGRAHQLIQTALDSEEGDRP, via the coding sequence GTGACCCAGCAGTTGATCCACCGGCCCGCGCGCAGCACCCGGCCGCTCGGGACCGCGGGGGCCCGCACGATCGAGCCGCCGCCGAACCTCCCGGAGGGCAGGGCGGGGACGGCGGCGACGGCGTTGCTGCCGATGGCGGGTGTCATGGGCTCGGTCGTGATGATGACCGTGATCCGCAACAGCCAGTTCGCGGCACTCGGCGCGATGGTGCTGGTGTTCGCGCTGCTCGGCGCGGTCGCCCTCTTCCTCTCGCAGCGCGGCAAGGCCCAGCGCACCCGGCGCGCGCAGCGCGAGCGGTACCTGGAGTATCTGGAGGAACTGCGCGAGGAGTTCGGGGACGAGGAGCGGGAACGGCGGGCGCTCGCGCGGGTGCTCGATCCGCCCCCGGAGGCGCTGTACGACCTGGTGCGCGACCCCGCCCGGCTGTGGGAGCGGCGGCGGCAGGACCCGGACTTCCTGCGGGTGCGGGTCGGCACCGGTGACGTCCCCGTGGCGGACCTGGTCATCGGGCAGAACCAGGGCGGGGTGATGACCCCGCCGGACCCCTTCATGCTGAACGAGGCCCGCGCGCTGCTGGCCCGCTACTCGGTGGCGGGCGACTGCCCGGTCACCGTGCCGTTGGACCGCGCGGGCAACGTCAGCGTGGTCGGCGACCGGGAGGGCGTCCTGCGGGTGGCCCGCGCGCTCCTCGTCCAGGTCGCCGTCGCGCACGCGCCGGACGACGTGGCGGTGGCGCTCGGCGTCCCGGGCGAGCGGCTGGCGGACTGGGAGTGGGTCAAGTGGCTGCCGCACGTGCTGGACGCGCAGGAGCACGACGGTCCGGTGGCGGCCCGCCGGATCGCGCCGAGCCTGCCGCAGCTGGCCCGGCACTTCCGGCACGAGCTGGGCCGGCGCGCGTCGTATGCGGCGGAGGTGCGCCGCGGGCTCGCCGACCGCAAGGCGCTGCGGCTGGCGTCCCGCATGCTCGTCGTGAGCGACGAGTACGGGGAGACGGCCACCGAACTGCCCCGCCCGGACACGGCGGTGGGGCTCGCGGACATGGGCGTCACCGTGCTGCATCTGCTGGCGGAGCAGGTGCACGAGCCCGACCACGTGTCGGTGCGGATCACCGTGCGGGGCGATGAGGTCGTGGTGGAGGACCTGCGCGATCCGGACCCCTCGGCGATCACGGCCCCCACCGCCGTCCCGCCCGCGCACGGCACCTGCGACCAGGTCACCGCCGCCGGCGCCGAGGGCCTCGCCCGGCTGCTCGCGCCGCTCCGGCTGTCCGCCGAGTCGGCCGCCGAGGGCACCCCGGTCACCGGCTCCGTCGACTTCCCGGGCCTCCTCGGCATCGACGACCCGGCCGTACTGAATCTCCACGAACTGTGGGCACCCCGAGGCGAGCGTGAGTTCCTGCGCGTGCCCATCGGCCTGACGGACCGTCACGAGCCTGTCCTGCTCGACCTCAAGGAGTCCTCGGAGCTGGGCATGGGCCCGCACGGGCTGTGCGTCGGCGCGACCGGGTCCGGCAAGAGCGAGCTGCTGCGCACCCTCGTGCTGGCGCTCGCCGCCACCCACTCCCCCGAGGACCTGGCGCTCGTCCTGGTCGACTACAAGGGCGGCGCGACCTTCGCCCCGTTCACCGGACTTCCGCACGTGGCGGGCGTGATCACCAACCTGGAGAACCAGGCCGGGCTGGTCGAGCGCGTCCACTCCAGCCTCGCGGGCGAGGTGAAGCGGCGGCAGCAGGTGCTCAAGGACGCGGGGAACGTGGCCGACATCGGGCACTACGCCGCCCTGCGCGCCACCCGCCGGCCCGACCTCGAACCGCTCCCGCACCTCTTCGTCGTGATCGACGAGTTCGGTGAACTCCTCACCGCCAAGCCGGACTTCATCGACCTGTTCCTCTCCATCGGCCGCATCGGACGGTCCATCGGCGTCCACCTGCTGCTCTCCAGCCAGCGCATCGAGGGCGGCAAGCTCAAGGGCCTGGACACCTACCTCTCGTACCGGCTGGGGCTGCGCACCTTCTCCGCCGACGAGTCGCGGACCGTGCTGGACACGACCGACGCGTTCCATCTGCCGCCGCTGCCGGGCTTCGGCTATCTGAAGGTGGACACCTCCACGTACGAGCGGTTCAAGGCGGGGTACGTCTCGGGCGCGTACCGGGGCCCGGCCTTGGTGGCGCAGGAGGACGACACGCCGCCGGCCTGGACGTATCCGACGTACAACACGCTCGACAGCGCGCGGACCGACACCGAGGCCGTCGAGGGGCCGAAGGCGACCAAGCGGGAGACCGGGCCGACGGTGATGTCGGTGATGGTGGACCAGCTGGCCTCCGCGGCCCGGCCGGTGCGGCGGATCTGGCTGCCGCCGCTGCCGGACGCGATCACGCTGGACGCGGCGGCCGGGCCCGTGCGGGTGGACGAGCGGGGGCTGCGGCTGCCGTCCGCCGAGGGGCCGTTGCGGGTGCCGCTCGGGGTGCTGGACGATCCGGCGAAGCAGTGGCAGGGGCACTGGGTGCTCGATCTGACGGTCGCGGGCGGGCACGCGGCGGTGATCGGCGGCCCGCAGTCCGGCAAGACGACCCTGCTGCGGACCCTCGCGCTCTCCCTCGCCACGACCCACACGCCCGCCGACGTGGCCGTCTACGGGCTCGACCTGGTCGGCGGCGGACTGTCCGCGCTCGCCGGGCTGCCGCACGTCGGCGGGATCGCGGGGCGGGCCGACCGCGAGCGGGCGGCGCGGACGGTCGCCGAGGTGCGGACGATGCTGAACGAACGGGAGGAGCTGTTCCGGGAGCACGGCATCGACTCCGTCGACCAGCTGCGGCACTTGCGGGCGCAGGGGAAGCTGCGCGAGCTGGGGTCCACCGACATCGTGCTGCTCGTCGACGGGTTCGGGGCGCTGCGCGACGAGTTCGCCGAGCTGGACGACACGGTCGTGGACCTGCTCAAGCGCGGCGGCGGGTACGGCATCCACGTCGTCGGCGGCATGCTCCGCTGGAACGACGTACGGATCGCGACGCAGTCGATGTTCGGGACGCGGGTGGAGCTGCGGCTGAACGACCCGAGCGATTCGAGCGTCGACCGCAAGCTCTCCGAGACGCTGTCGCCGGACACGCCGGGGCGAATCCTGACCGACGGCAAGCTGTTCGCACAGGCCGCCCTGCCGCGCCTCGACGGACGGCCGTCCACGGGCGACCTCGGTCCCGCGCTGGAGGACGCGGCCCGGACGATCCGCTCCACCTGGCACGGTGAACTGGCCGCGCCCGTAAGGGTGTTGCCGACCCGGCTGCCGTCCGGCCGGCTGCCGTCGGTTCTCGCCGAGCCGCACCGGGTGCCGATCGGCGTGGACCAGGACGCCCTCGCGCCCGCCCTGCTGGACCTCTTCGGCGCCGACCAGCATCTGCTGATACTGGGCGACAACGAGTGCGGCAAGACGAACCTGCTGAAGCTGGTCGCCGCGCGGCTCGTGGAGCGGTACTCGGACGAGGAGCTGGTCTTCGGCGTCTTCGACCCCCGGCGCGGGCTGCGGGGTGTGATCCCGGAGCCGTACCGGGGTGGCTACGCGCACAACGCCAAGCTCGCGGCGGGCCTGGCGACGGGGATCGCGAGCGAGCTGGAGAAGCGGATGCCGCAGAGCGCCGACCCGGACGCGCTGACCGACGAGCCCGCGTTCAAGGGGCCGCGCATCGTGATCCTGGTCGACGACTACGACATCCTCACCACCGCCGGGCAGCAGCCGCTGTCGCCGTTCCTGCCGTACGTCTCCTCGGCCCAGGACATCGGGCTGCACTTCGTGATCACGCGGCGGGTGGCGGGCTCCTCCCGGGCGATGTACGAGCCGCTGCTGCAGACCCTGCGCGAGACCGGTACGGCCGCGCTGCTCATGACCGGTGAGCGGAGCGAGGGCCAGCTCTTCCCCGGCCTGTACGCCTCGGCGCAGCCGCCGGGGCGGGGCACGCTGGTCCGCCGGGGGCGGGCCCATCAGCTGATCCAGACGGCACTCGACAGCGAGGAGGGCGACCGCCCGTGA
- a CDS encoding DUF6177 family protein: MTRDVIALTPKMPDVWALMTSLYAGGSDLDMSAAADGAVVQLHGPGGRPLVSVESPVLVQVPGEAERLLGQSVRAPFWWTEARASTAVPEAERLAGVVCGRLNALLGGSTWPSGAASTQAVDVSAVPSAGSGQPAVDVVTEHAAVVLVDRPVVALTSWLAEIMRTAVASRRSLQIVTPPGVRLTTAARTTLARVPNRWVVQDPECGYYDGLSGAVLRWRDGAFSPAFAEDGTAAVAAAFTRPAHVSEKGAAEKGAAGGPGDEPPGRQLIVALRTVHRPDERLLLGGALEAAWQELTGAAPAGWGTAEPVNLPWSRRQVTDLARERAPEPSQLIVVGTPERPAMATVRVTRTTKGVEEDVVLTVGYAAGEEPPLDRIEPLADTLVREHGLRTMLTSVRVARADLTTAPLLEGPPLPVAFTLGPDDVHAIGLDHARRPPVEVRAKHLGPASRPALHYPLGDGADAEAWGRLQQLTAHLKGGHSQPSMPAQQG; the protein is encoded by the coding sequence GTGACCAGGGACGTCATCGCGCTCACCCCGAAGATGCCCGATGTGTGGGCCCTCATGACGAGTCTGTACGCCGGCGGCTCCGACCTGGACATGTCGGCGGCGGCCGACGGGGCGGTCGTCCAGCTGCACGGGCCGGGCGGGCGTCCGCTGGTGTCCGTGGAGTCGCCGGTGCTGGTGCAGGTACCCGGTGAGGCGGAGCGGCTGCTCGGGCAGAGTGTGCGGGCCCCGTTCTGGTGGACCGAGGCACGGGCGTCCACGGCGGTGCCGGAGGCGGAGCGGCTGGCGGGTGTGGTGTGCGGGCGGCTCAACGCGTTGCTGGGCGGCTCCACCTGGCCGTCCGGGGCGGCGAGCACCCAGGCCGTGGACGTGTCGGCCGTGCCGTCGGCCGGGTCGGGACAGCCCGCCGTGGACGTGGTGACCGAGCACGCGGCCGTCGTCCTCGTCGACCGGCCGGTGGTGGCCCTGACCAGCTGGCTCGCGGAGATCATGCGCACGGCCGTGGCGTCCCGGCGGTCCCTCCAGATCGTCACGCCGCCGGGCGTACGCCTGACCACCGCCGCCCGTACGACGCTCGCGCGCGTCCCCAACCGCTGGGTCGTCCAGGACCCCGAGTGCGGCTACTACGACGGGCTGTCGGGGGCGGTGCTGCGCTGGCGGGACGGGGCGTTCTCGCCCGCGTTCGCCGAGGACGGGACGGCGGCGGTGGCCGCCGCGTTCACGCGCCCGGCGCACGTGTCGGAGAAGGGCGCGGCGGAGAAGGGCGCGGCGGGCGGTCCGGGGGACGAGCCGCCCGGACGGCAGCTGATCGTCGCCCTGCGTACGGTGCACCGGCCCGACGAGCGGCTGCTGCTGGGCGGCGCCCTGGAGGCGGCCTGGCAGGAGCTGACGGGGGCGGCGCCGGCGGGCTGGGGCACCGCCGAACCGGTCAATCTGCCCTGGTCGCGGCGGCAGGTGACCGACCTGGCCCGGGAGCGGGCGCCCGAGCCCTCGCAGCTGATCGTGGTCGGCACCCCCGAGCGGCCGGCCATGGCGACGGTCCGGGTGACGCGGACGACGAAGGGCGTGGAGGAGGACGTCGTCCTGACGGTCGGGTACGCGGCCGGCGAGGAGCCGCCGCTGGACCGGATCGAGCCGCTGGCCGACACGCTGGTCCGGGAGCACGGGCTGCGGACCATGCTGACCTCGGTGCGCGTGGCGCGCGCCGACCTGACGACCGCGCCCCTTCTGGAGGGCCCGCCGCTGCCCGTGGCCTTCACGCTCGGCCCGGACGACGTGCACGCCATCGGGCTGGACCACGCGCGCCGGCCACCGGTCGAGGTCCGGGCGAAGCACCTCGGCCCGGCGTCCCGTCCGGCGCTGCACTACCCCCTCGGGGACGGCGCGGACGCGGAGGCGTGGGGGCGGCTCCAGCAGCTCACGGCGCACCTCAAGGGCGGTCATTCCCAGCCATCCATGCCTGCTCAACAAGGGTGA
- a CDS encoding ABC transporter substrate-binding protein, producing MARSSHTATGHLVVTGRGTAYRRPLAAAFAATLALGTLGACGGGDDTAPKVAENKISAGKVPDYYPADYADLIAAAEKEGGKLTVYSNLGDENMAPIVRDFKKKYGFVKTVSVNELDSDELFQKTLSENAAGSSPADVLISSAATAWADFSARKGTVLEYKSPELEELGASAELLPSVYSVSQDPMTIAYNTSLMETPPTTLTDFAKILTSDEDTYKNKVTVRDPEGSFGFTVTRALTEGNPESWNDLEKILPLTRPETSSGTQLEKIVAGEYMAGFLISASPAYPVVEDSAGLVKIVFPKDGTVVLPRGLGIAAEAPHPATSKLFLDFALSEEGQRAVAEGGLASYREGVKGEGLHTYQEVVDAVGEENIIHVKYEQVAKDDAAAWQERFDGLRK from the coding sequence ATGGCCAGATCCAGCCACACCGCTACCGGGCACCTCGTCGTCACCGGCAGGGGAACGGCATACCGGCGTCCCCTCGCGGCGGCGTTCGCCGCGACCCTCGCGCTCGGCACCCTGGGCGCCTGCGGCGGTGGCGACGACACCGCGCCGAAGGTGGCGGAGAACAAGATCTCGGCGGGCAAGGTGCCGGACTACTACCCGGCCGACTACGCCGACCTGATCGCGGCCGCGGAGAAGGAGGGCGGCAAGCTCACCGTCTACTCGAACCTCGGCGACGAGAACATGGCCCCGATCGTCCGGGACTTCAAGAAGAAGTACGGCTTCGTCAAGACGGTCTCCGTCAACGAGCTGGACAGCGACGAGCTGTTCCAGAAGACCCTGTCCGAGAACGCGGCCGGCTCCTCCCCGGCGGACGTCCTGATCTCCAGCGCGGCGACCGCGTGGGCCGACTTCTCGGCCCGTAAGGGCACGGTCCTGGAGTACAAGTCACCGGAGCTGGAGGAGCTGGGCGCGAGCGCGGAGCTGCTGCCGAGCGTGTACTCGGTGTCGCAGGACCCGATGACGATCGCCTACAACACGTCGCTGATGGAGACCCCGCCGACCACCCTGACGGACTTCGCGAAGATCCTCACGTCGGACGAGGACACGTACAAGAACAAGGTGACGGTCCGCGACCCGGAGGGTTCGTTCGGCTTCACGGTCACGCGGGCGCTCACCGAGGGCAACCCGGAGTCCTGGAACGACCTGGAGAAGATTCTCCCGCTGACCCGCCCGGAGACCTCCTCCGGCACCCAGCTGGAGAAGATCGTCGCCGGTGAGTACATGGCCGGCTTCCTGATCAGCGCCTCCCCCGCGTACCCGGTCGTCGAGGACAGCGCGGGCCTGGTGAAGATCGTGTTCCCGAAGGACGGGACGGTCGTCCTGCCGCGCGGCCTCGGTATCGCCGCCGAGGCGCCGCACCCGGCGACCTCGAAGCTCTTCCTGGACTTCGCCCTCTCCGAGGAGGGCCAGCGCGCGGTCGCCGAGGGCGGACTGGCCTCGTACCGCGAGGGCGTGAAGGGCGAGGGCCTGCACACCTACCAGGAGGTCGTCGACGCGGTCGGCGAGGAGAACATCATCCACGTCAAGTACGAGCAGGTCGCGAAGGACGACGCCGCCGCCTGGCAGGAGCGCTTCGACGGACTCCGCAAGTAG
- a CDS encoding ABC transporter permease, producing MSTLTQPPRTPAGESPTETFSPPRYRRPLGIGRDTAVQYAVLAFLAVLVLAPIVPTLYQSIRNRPLYEAGGAFTLSGYTDLFTKAGFGEVALNTLLFASLTTVLSLAIAIPMAIVVVRTKLPGGRLVALAMQWPFFISSLILGFGWIIMYGPAGFVSVKVQQIFGGVPWNLYSIPGMALTEAVALAPIAYVFCANALRQSDASLESAAQVCGAGPFRILAQVIVPLLRPPIVYSAILVFSVSIETLSVPLLYGQPVSIDVFSTFLYHNGLQSVDPDYTMLGAASTVILVVTLSLVAVQAKLLKDAARFVSVRGKVTRPRKLDLGWLKWVSIACIWFYVIVGALIPIAGLVMRSFTLVFTPLQSPFRTVTTKNYELVFDSDNYVQSLWNSLIVAGVGSVVVSVLAVFAVMVARRSTFRWGRAVEYLALIPQSLPGIIIGIGFFWAFALAPFGMGSVLQGTIYAVIIAFGMRALPSAFGSVAPAIMQIGGELDNAARVSGADWLMTFFRVLRALITPAFAGALVLTFVIMLKEYSPAVFLSSADNNILGTTMLSLWTQGRAGSVAALATLQIGITAVFVALAGLLMKGKHHA from the coding sequence ATGTCAACCCTCACCCAGCCGCCGCGCACCCCCGCCGGCGAGTCACCCACGGAGACGTTCAGCCCACCGCGCTACCGCCGCCCCCTCGGCATCGGACGGGACACGGCCGTCCAGTACGCGGTCCTGGCGTTCCTCGCCGTCCTGGTGCTGGCCCCGATCGTCCCGACGCTCTACCAGAGCATCCGCAACCGCCCGCTCTACGAGGCGGGCGGGGCCTTCACCCTCAGCGGCTACACCGACCTCTTCACCAAGGCCGGCTTCGGCGAAGTCGCCCTGAACACGCTGCTGTTCGCCTCCCTGACCACCGTGCTGAGCCTGGCCATCGCCATCCCGATGGCGATCGTGGTGGTCCGGACGAAGCTGCCGGGCGGCCGGCTGGTGGCCCTGGCGATGCAGTGGCCGTTCTTCATCTCCTCGCTGATCCTGGGCTTCGGCTGGATCATCATGTACGGCCCGGCCGGATTCGTCAGCGTCAAGGTGCAGCAGATCTTCGGCGGGGTGCCGTGGAACCTGTACTCCATCCCCGGCATGGCGCTCACGGAGGCCGTGGCACTCGCCCCGATCGCGTACGTGTTCTGCGCCAACGCCCTGCGGCAGTCCGACGCCTCGCTCGAATCGGCCGCCCAGGTCTGCGGGGCCGGTCCCTTCCGGATCCTGGCACAGGTGATCGTGCCGCTGCTGCGGCCCCCGATCGTCTACTCGGCGATCCTCGTCTTCTCCGTCTCCATCGAGACACTGAGCGTGCCGCTGCTGTACGGCCAGCCGGTCAGCATCGACGTCTTCTCGACCTTCCTTTACCACAACGGACTTCAGTCGGTGGACCCCGACTACACGATGCTGGGCGCCGCCTCCACGGTGATTCTCGTGGTCACGCTGAGCCTGGTGGCCGTACAGGCGAAGCTGCTGAAGGACGCGGCCCGGTTCGTGTCCGTACGCGGCAAGGTGACCCGGCCGCGCAAGCTCGACCTGGGCTGGCTGAAGTGGGTCAGCATCGCCTGCATCTGGTTCTACGTGATCGTCGGCGCCCTGATCCCGATCGCGGGCCTGGTGATGCGGTCCTTCACGCTCGTCTTCACGCCGCTCCAGTCGCCGTTCAGGACGGTCACGACGAAGAACTACGAGCTCGTCTTCGACTCCGACAACTACGTGCAGTCGCTGTGGAACAGCCTCATCGTGGCCGGTGTCGGCTCGGTGGTCGTCAGTGTCCTCGCCGTGTTCGCGGTGATGGTGGCCCGCCGGTCCACGTTCCGCTGGGGCCGGGCGGTGGAGTACCTGGCCCTGATCCCGCAGTCCCTCCCCGGCATCATCATCGGTATCGGCTTCTTCTGGGCCTTCGCGCTCGCCCCGTTCGGGATGGGCTCGGTCCTCCAGGGCACGATCTACGCCGTCATCATCGCCTTCGGCATGCGGGCCCTGCCCAGCGCGTTCGGCTCGGTCGCCCCGGCGATCATGCAGATCGGCGGTGAGCTGGACAACGCGGCCCGGGTCTCCGGCGCCGACTGGCTGATGACCTTCTTCCGCGTCCTGCGGGCGCTGATCACGCCGGCGTTCGCCGGAGCCCTGGTGCTCACCTTCGTGATCATGCTCAAGGAGTACTCCCCGGCCGTCTTCCTCAGCTCGGCCGACAACAACATCCTCGGCACCACCATGCTCAGTCTCTGGACGCAGGGCAGGGCCGGATCCGTCGCCGCGCTGGCCACCCTCCAGATCGGCATCACCGCGGTCTTCGTCGCACTCGCGGGACTGCTCATGAAGGGAAAGCACCATGCCTGA